GGAACTTTAGCCGGTGTGGTAGCTTCAATTGCGATCGCCTTTCTTGGTTGGGGAGTTGGTTTGATTGATGCATTGGGAATCGCTTGGTGTGTAATAGCAGCGTTTATTGCCACCAATTTAGAAAGTGTTATTGGAGCAACATTGCAATCAAAATATACGTGGCTGACCAATGAAGTGGTCAATATTTTGAATACATTAATCGGCGCGATCGCCGCTATCCTAATTGCTTTGGTTTGGTCTAGTGCCACTTTCTAATTAATTATTTATTTATTTATTTATTTACTTATGACAAATGATTTCCCAATGGTTATGCTAGTATGTGGTTCTATTTGGCGAAGTGATGTACTAGTACTGAGGTAAAAAATTGTACGCCGCAGGAAAATTGAAAGTAGGAATGGGAGATTGTTTTAGTTAAACATTTTTCTCTGCATCGAGTTTATAAAATATTAATTAATGGTATCTGTCAAGCAATGCCCAGATTTTAGATTTGCGATTCTGCACAAAGTCTAGGCAAAGTTTTTCTTTGGTCAGAAATATCCCAGATGGATTTACTCAGGCGACGGGAGGAGGGAAATAAGAAGCAACACGGTTCAGTTAAACCTAAAATTGCATATTTCCGTATTTAGAGTTATATATTTTCCTAGCACTTTTCTAGTAACTAATTCATGGAAAATTTATCATTTTTGACCATCAATGACCAACCAATTTTGATTGAGCAGGCAATCAAATATCTGCAAGCATCAGGAAAATTGACGCATTTCATTGGTGATATTCTTCGCCAGTACGTCATCGAACAAGAAATCCAAAAGCGAGAAGATATTGACATCAGCCCGGCTGTAACGGAACAAACAATAATTGATTTTCGGCTAAAAAATCAACTAACTGAACCTCAAGTTTTTCAAGAATGGTTGAGTAAAAATGGCACTGATTACGCGACATTTTACTCATCAATTACTTTGAGCTTTAAGTTAGAAAAACTGAAAGCTGTTCTGACAGAACCAAAACTTCCCGAATATTTTATTGAACGGAAGATTTATCTGGATCGGGTAATAATCTCTCGGATTGTTGTGGAAAATCGCGAATTAGCTGAGGAACTACAAACCCAAATCGAAGAAGGAGGTAACTTTGAGCAACTTGCTAAAGAGTATTCAGTAGCAGATGAACGAATTGTTAATGGAATGATGGGACCAATCAGTCGAGGAACAATGCCCGATATACTCAGGGCTGCTATTGATGCGGCCAGTCCGGGACAATTGATTGGACCAATAGAAATAGAAGGACGTTATGGTTTGTTTCGAGTAGAACAATTTCTGCCAGCGTCTTTAGAAGATATTCAACTAAAGCAAGCACTACAAAATGAGTTGTTTGAGAAATGGCTAGCAGAGAAAATTCAAAAGCTGACAGTCAAATTACAAGTGAACTAAAATTTCTGGATGATGAATCTCTACAAATAAACGTGCTAGCTTTAGTACCGTGGAATCAACCGCCTTTATGCTGGCTAACTTCTGATCAACAAGCCCGATGGCAAAATCAGTTGAAAATCTGTCGCTATCGGATTGGTGAAAAAATCTGGTCAACCGAGACGGGGGGGTACCAGTTTTTGATTATTACAGGTAAAGTGCGCTTGCGAGAAGAAGGAGTTGGTAAGCCATTGACAGTCCTACAAGAAGGGGATTGGTTTGGCGACTTACAAAAATTTTCTGTTGAGTGCAAAGCTAGCGCTGTTAGTAAAGAAGTCGTGTTAGTCTGTTGGGCTGTAACATTGTGGGCGGAAGTTTCCACGCCACAAATTGAAAGCTTCTGGCAAACTTCCCAACAACCGGGGGACAATGGGAAAGGGGAAGAGGAGGCGAATGTTTTCCAGTCCCCACTCCCCCAGCGATGCACTGAGCTTGCCGAAGTGTCCCTAGTCCCTAGTAAAGAGTCCCTAGCCTCCAATCCCATAACCTCCAGCTATCCTTTTGTTTCCAGTTGGAACACCGGCGCTGCTTGTTTAACAATGGTGGCGCAACAGTTAGAAAATGCGGTGAAACTGGAATGGGTACAACGCCAACTCAGGGGACAACGCCCAAAACATGTAGTGGAAGCAGGCGAAAAGTTAGGGCTGATGTTGCGACGGTTGCAAGTAGATTGGAGTCAGCTGCGCCAATTATCATTTCCCGCATTACTGCTGTGGAATCCTGACTCATTACCAACACCGCAATGGGTGGTAGCCTATGGAGTGAAAGGCGATCGCCTAATTATTGCCAATCCCCTCAATCGTGATCTTACTTGCGAAAGTCTACCCCAATCAACGGTTGAGTCAGCCTGGGATGGGAAAATATGGCAAGTAGAACTCATATCCCAACAAGAAAAATTTAATCTCGGTTGGTTCACCCCAGCAGTTTGGAGATATCGGGGATTATTAGGAGAAGTTTTAGTAGCATCTTTTACGTTGCAGCTTTTGGGGTTAGCGACACCGCTGATTACCCAAGTCGTGATTGATAAAGTGATGGTGCAAGAGAGTTTACCAACACTCGATGTTATGGCGATCGCACTTTTGTTAGTCGCTATATTTGAGGCTATACTCGGTATCCTGCGGCTATTCATCTTTACCCATACAGCTCGACGCCTAGATCTCAGTTTATCAGCCCAGCTATTTCGCCACCTCATGCGTCTGCCTTTAGCTTATTTCGAGTCGCGGCGCGTCGGTGACACAGTAGCACGAGTTCAGGAACTTGAACAAATCCGTCAGTTCCTCACAGGTACAGCATTGACGGTGATTTTAGATAGCATTTTTGCCGTGGTGTATCTGGTATTGATGTTTTACTACAATATTCCCCTGACCTTTGTAGCCTTGGCTGTACTGCCATTGTTTGCTACTTTGACAATAGTTTCCACCCCAATTCTGCGTAACTGGCTCAACGAAACATTTAACCGCAGTGCTGATAGTCAATCGTTTCTGGTGGAGACAGTTACCGGAATTCACTCAGTCAAAGCCCACGCAGCCGAACCCGTAGCACGCGATCGCTGGGAAGGCTTGTTTGCTCGCTTCATCCGCACTGGTTTTAAAGCTTCTACTACCTCTAATATTAGCAGTAATATTGGTGATTTTCTGACCAATTTTTCCACTTTACTAATTCTTTGGTTTGGCGCCAAATTAGTAATTGATCAAAAACTCACCGTGGGTCAGCTTGTGGCTTTTCAAATGTTATCAGGCAGAGTCACAGGTCCCCTATTACGTTTAGTGCAGTTGTGGCAAAACCTGCAACAAGTTCTGCTATCTGTAGACCGCATTGGTGATATTCTCAATGTCGCACCAGAAGCTGAAGCTGGAACAGGTTTAGTTTTACCACCCCTCAAAGGTCAAGTCACTTTTGAACAGGTATTTTTTCGCTACAAAGCGAATATTGAACCAGTACTTAAAGGGATTTCTTTCAACGTCGAACCAGGGCAATTTGTCGGCATTGTGGGACGCAGTGGTTCTGGTAAAAGTACCCTTTCTAAACTATTGCAACGCCTTTATCAGATTGAATCAGGACGCATCCTCATTGATGGTTTTGATATTAAAAGTGCAGATTTAGCATCCCTTAGACAACAAATTGGTGTAGTTCTCCAAGAAGACTTTTTATTTAACGGTTCCATCTTGGAAAATATCACTCTTGGTAATCCAGATATTACCGCCGAGCAAGTAGTACAAGCCGCCAGACTAGCAGTAGCTCACGACTTCATCAGTCAATTACCCTACGGTTACGAAACTAATGTAGGTGAACGGGGTACAGCTTTATCTGGTGGACAGAGACAACGGATTGCTTTAGCGCGGTTATTTCTTTCCTCCGCACCGATTTTAATATTAGATGAAGCTACCAGCGCTTTAGATAGTGAAACTGAACAACAGGTACTGCAAAACCTACAGCAAATTTCCACTAATCGCACAGTATTTCTGATTGCTCACCGTTTTGCTCCCCTCAAACGGGCTGATTTAATTGTGGTGTTAGAAAAAGGTGTGATTGCTGAACGTGGTACCCACTCACACTTGTTACAACAAAAGGGTTTGTACTGGTCGCTATATCAACGACAACAGGCGAATATTTAGCATCACGAGGAAATCTCAGCAGACAACTGCTCATTTATAGCTGGGGTAGAGTCAACCTTACCTCAGTCTTTTTTTATGACCTACTCTGGGGGCACATTACTCCCGAACCGCTGGAAGATTACCGTTCCCTACGGGACGCTACGCGAACGCGGAGCGTCCCGTAGGGAAATAATTTTGAGCTTCTGCATTCGCGCAGCGTCTGTCTTCGACACGCTACGCGTAAAGCCTGCGGCATAGCTTCGCTTACGCGTAGCGTCCCGCTCTTAACGCAGAGAAGGCGCAAACGCGAGTGCGTCTGTCTCCGACACGCTTCTCTACGAGCGCCGAAGGCTACGCGAACGCAGAGAAGAAGGATATAGGTCAATACAGTTCAGTTAGGCTCGAATGGTATACAGTGTAGGGGCACGGCATCCAAAATCTTTTCTTCTAATGACAATTTTATTCGTGCCGTGCCCCTACGACAATTTTCCTTAACTGAACTGTATTGGGATATAGGTAATCTTAGACCGGGAAGGAAGTAATAATCGTAGGGTGCGTGACGCAGCGATAAATATTGTACGTAGTCACAAGACTTGTGGCGTCACGCACCATTCTTTAAATATGACACTAGCGTAAGTCCTGTTTTTGTTAGAATTATGAATAATATTAAGAAATATAAATTTAAGTATCAATGCCCAGTATTTCTCTTGACAAAAGTAAACCCCGCGTTATCGTCGTCGGTGCGGGAATTGGTGGGCTAACTGCTGGTGCATTATTAGCCCATAGAGGCTACAGCGTTCTCATCTTAGACCAAGCCCTCGTGCCTGGAGGTTGTGCTTCGACGTTTAAACGCAAAGGTTTTACCTTTGATGTGGGAGCAACTCAGGTTGCTGGGTTGGAGGTGGGGGGTATTCACCACCGCATATTTTCAGAATTGGCTCAGGACTTACCAGCCGCAACGCCTTGTGATCCGGCTTGCGTGGTCTATCTCCCTGGTGAAAAAACGCCAATTAATGTCTGGCGTAACCCAGAAAAATGGCAAGCAGAACGCCAACGACAGTTTCCTGGTAGTGAGCCGTTTTGGCAATTGCTGGCAACTTTATTCCATGCGAGTTGGGAATTTCAAGGACGTGATCCGGTGTTACCACCGCGTAATTTGTGGGATTTGTGGCAATTAGTTCAAGCTGTACGTCCTAGTACTTTAATTACAGTACCCTTTACCTTGTTGACCGTGGGCGATGCTTTACGGTTGTGTGGGCTAGGAAATGACTACCGGCTGAGAACTTTTTTGGATTTGCAATTGAAGCTATATTCCCAAGTAAATGCTGAGGAAACAGCATTACTTTACGCCGCTACAGCCTTAAGTGTATCCCAACTACCCCAAGGTTTATTTCATCTCCAGGGTAGTATGCAGGTACTGAGCGATCGCCTGGTACAAGCCTTGGAACGAGACGGGGGTAAGTTGTTGATGCGCCACACCGTGGAAAATATCCAAGTGGAAAATAATCAAGCCACTGCTGTTGTCATCAAAAATCAGCAAACAGGCGAAATTTGGACAGAAACAGCAGATCATATAGTTGCCAATGTCACCGTACAGGATTTAGTGAGACTACTGGGTGAACAGGCTCCAATTGGGTATAAACAGCGAGTAAAAAAATTGCCCCCAGCATCAGGCGCATTTGTCGTCTATTTGGGTGTAGATGCTAGCGCCATTCCTGTTGGTTGTCCGCCCCATCTGCAATTTATGTACAATGCCAATGGACCGATAGGCGAGAATAATTCCTTATTTGTATCCGTCAGCCATAGCGGAGATGGACGGGCCCCAGATGGTAAAGCGACAATAATTGCTTCTTCATTTGTAGACCCTACCCAGTGGTGGGAGACTAAGGATTATGTCGGACTCAAACAGAAGTATACAGAAGAGGCGATCGCTCGACTGGGCGAATATTTCTACCTCAAACCAGAAACCATAATACATCAAGAAGTTGCCACACCGCGCACCTTTGCCCGTTACACAGCTCGCGATCGCGGTATAGTTGGTGGTATTGGTCAACGCATACCCACTTTTGGTCCCTTTGGCATTGGCAATCGTACACCCATCAAGCATCTGTGGTTAGTCGGTGACTCTACCCATCCCGGTGAAGGTACCGCTGGGGTGAGTTATTCGGCGTTGACAGTGGTTAGGCAAATTGAATCTCAATCGTAATAAAACAATGGTGCAAGTAGTATCTACAGAATTAACACTAGAAAAAGTTCAACAAGCTGTTGACGCAATTCTTAATACTTTAGCTTTCCCGACAGAAGCCCCACGCTCACTCGAATGAGCGTGGGATGAATGGCGCGTGAGTGACGAGGGGAAAATAAGGCATTTTTAGCCCCCCTTAAAAAGGGGGGTTGGGGGCAATGCAGTTCAGTTAGGCTCGAATGATATACACTGTAGTAGGGGCACGGCATCCAAAATTTTTTCTTCTAATGAGAATTTTATTCGTGCCGTGCCCCTACGACAATTTTCCTTAACTGAACTGTATTGGGGTTGGGGGGATCGACTCAAAACCTACGCAGTATTGCTTAAGGACCGACAATTAAAAAAATATCCAATAAGTAGGGTGCGTCAGTACCAGTAATCTCTTATCTAACCCAAGTTTTCTCGCTCCTGACGCATCCTACGGACTAAAATCTTGGGTAATTTATTTATTTTTTTGGTAGTCCCTAATGCAAGTTTTCTCTTAACCTGCAGAGGTAGGTTTTGTCTTTGTAGCCGCTAATGGAATTCACCCTGGCTCAAATTTAGTTGTAATCATTAAAGTTGAAACATGAGTATAAACCATATTCCTACTCCATTTCAAGTTGACCTCACAACCTGTGACAAAGAGGTAATTCATATTCCAGACTCTATTCAGCCGCATGGAGTGATTTTAGTATTAAAAGAACCAGAATTAACCATCCTGCAAGTTAGCAACAATACATATGATTTTTTAGGGTTAAATCCCGAAGATTTGCTAAATCAACCTTTAAGCCTTTTGCTTGATCAAGACCAAATTAATTTATTAAGAGATATCACTAATGATGAAGATTTACAATTCATTAACCACCTGGAAATTTTCATACCATTAGGTAATAATGTTGTATCTTTTGATAGCATTATGCATCGAAATAATGGGGGTTTAATTCTGGAATTAGAACATAAATTAACCGATGATAAAAATCATGGATTTTTTGAATTTTATAACTTACTAAAACGCGCTTTATCTAAATTACAGGGTGCTGCGAATGTTATAGACCTCAGTGAAATCGTTATCAAAGAGGTGAAAAAAATCACTGGCTTTGACCGAGTAATGCTTTATCGATTTAATGAAGATTGGAATGGCACAGTGATTGCTGAAGAAAAAGCAGAATGTCTCACTGCTTATTTAGGCTTCCACTACCCCGCTTCCGATATTCCTGAACCAGCAAGAAGGCTCTACAGTCAAAATTTGCTCAGGCTGATCCCAAATGTTAACGATGAGTCGGCGACAATTGTTCCTAGGAATAACCCATTAACTAACCAGTCTTTGGATTTAAGCAATTCAGTGTTGCGGAGTGTCTCACCTTGCCATATTGAGTATCTGCATAATATGGGCGTGACGGCATCAATGTCAATTGCCATCATGAAAAACCAAAAACTCTGGGGACTAATTGCTTGTCATCATCAATCACCCAAATATATATCATATGAAATTCGTAATGCTTGTGAATTTTTTGGGCGAATGATATCTATTGAATTGGTAGCTAAAGAAGACAGCGAAGATTCTGAATACAAAATACAGTTAAAATCTGTAGTGGCAAAATTAGTCGAGTATATGTCAGCAGAAAAACACTTCATTGATGGGTTGATAAATAACCAGCCTAATCTACTGAATCTCACTAATTCTCAAGGTGCTGCTATCTATTTTGAAGGTAAGTATTATACCCTTGGAGAAACTCCATTAAAACTAGAAATTCAACATTTAATAGAGTGGATAGATAAAAACGTGCATGAAGAAGTTTTTCACACGGACGGGTTATCAAAAATCTACCCAGAAGCAGAAAAATTCTCTGATTTTGCTAGCGGTTTGATGGTATTTCCTATCTCTAAAAGTCAGAGAAACTATATTTTGTGGTTTCGTCCAGAGGTGATACAAACCGTAAATTGGGGAGGGAACCCGAAGAACCCTGTCGAAGTCATGGAAGACGGTAGTTTGCATTCATCTCCCCGCAAATCATTTAATTTATGGAAAGAAACAGTGAAGTTGCAATCTCTTCCCTGGAAAACCTGTGAAGTGAATGCAGCTTTGGAACTTAGAAATGCAATTATTAGTGTAGTCCTGCGGAAAGCGGATGAATTAGCACAGCTAAATATTGAACTCGAACGCAGCAACAGCGAATTAGACGCTTTCGCCTACATTGCTTCTCATGATTTGAAAGAACCATTGCGGGGTATTCACAACTACTCAAATTTTCTGATTGAAGACTACGGCACAATATTAAATGAAGAGGGTAAAGCAAAGTTACAAACCCTAATTCGTCTCAGCCAGCGGATGGAAGATTTAATCAATTCCTTGCTGCATTTTTCTCGCTTGGGAAGGGTGGAGCTTTCGATGCAGCAAAATGATATCAATATGATTGTGAGTGGAATTTTAGACCTATTGAGTGCCAGAATTGAAGAAACAGGCGTAGAAATCCGCATTCCCAGACCCCTACCAACAGTATATTGCGATCGCGTTCAGGTAGGCGAAGTTTTCAGCAATTTAATTACCAATGCTATTAAATATAACGACAGAACCGAAAAATTGATTGAAATTGGTTACATTGACGATTCTCCTCAACCAATTACATTCTATATACGAGATAATGGCATAGGCATTCGCGAAAAACACTTTGACGCCATTTTTCGCATTTTCAAACGACTGCATAGTCAGAGCAAATATAGCGAGGGTACTGGGGCAGGATTAACGATTGCCAAGAAAATTGTGGAGCTTCATGGTGGTACAATTTGGGTGGAATCAACCTATGGCCAAGGTAGTACCTTTTATTTCACACTACAGAGAGTTGAGAACAGCGATGATAAGTAACAGTGCTAAACCTTTATTAGTGATTGAAGACAGCGACGAAGACTATGAAGCTTTGTGTCGAGTCATGCGCCAACAATCTGTAATTAACCCTGTATTTCGCTGTACCGATGGCGATGAGGCGCTGGATTTTCTCTACCACACCGGAATCTACGAAAACGTCCAAATTGCTCCCCGTCCCGCGATTATTTTGCTCGACCTAAATTTACCAGGTACTGATGGCCGAGAAGTATTGGCGCAAATGAAACAGGATGAAAATCTCAAATATATACCTGTGGTTGTATTCTCCACTTCGTCTAACCCTAAAGATATAGAAATATGTTACCGATATTCTGTTGCCAGTTATATATTAAAACCAGTTGACATTAACCGGTTAGTCAAGACAATTTCAACCTTCATTGCTTATTGGTTAGACATTGTAGTTTTTCCTGATTCAGTCAGTAACCATAATTAACTACATACTACTACTCTGTCAAGATATAGCACTTCCTATTCAGATGAGGTACAAAATTGTATCACGCGATGTAGGGGCACGGCACTGCCGTGCCCTTACCGATGTACCTCACTAGGGCGAGAAACGCTATAAAAATGATAGACTGTAGTGAGCGAGACGCTCACACTACCAAAAATCCCTCAAAACAAAATTGACAGACTACTACCAATCCTCCGTAAGTTTTGCCCAAAAACCTTAAACAGCGTAGGTTCGATTGCAATACTGCTTAGGTTAAGCCCGAAACGCCGCCCATAACTAAAGTACTTGTTCATAGCTAAAGTAGGGGATCTAGGCCTTGCGCCCCTACAAGGCTTACTGGGTAATCTTTTAACCCATTTCAATGGGTTTAAGCTTTAAGCCCGAAATTTATTTCCCGGCTCTTAACCCAATACGGTTCACTGAGCGCCTATTGAGTCCTTATTTTAAAGCTATTTATGATGCATCCCTTGACTGTTT
The Gloeotrichia echinulata CP02 DNA segment above includes these coding regions:
- a CDS encoding peptidylprolyl isomerase; protein product: MENLSFLTINDQPILIEQAIKYLQASGKLTHFIGDILRQYVIEQEIQKREDIDISPAVTEQTIIDFRLKNQLTEPQVFQEWLSKNGTDYATFYSSITLSFKLEKLKAVLTEPKLPEYFIERKIYLDRVIISRIVVENRELAEELQTQIEEGGNFEQLAKEYSVADERIVNGMMGPISRGTMPDILRAAIDAASPGQLIGPIEIEGRYGLFRVEQFLPASLEDIQLKQALQNELFEKWLAEKIQKLTVKLQVN
- a CDS encoding peptidase domain-containing ABC transporter, whose amino-acid sequence is MASRENSKADSQITSELKFLDDESLQINVLALVPWNQPPLCWLTSDQQARWQNQLKICRYRIGEKIWSTETGGYQFLIITGKVRLREEGVGKPLTVLQEGDWFGDLQKFSVECKASAVSKEVVLVCWAVTLWAEVSTPQIESFWQTSQQPGDNGKGEEEANVFQSPLPQRCTELAEVSLVPSKESLASNPITSSYPFVSSWNTGAACLTMVAQQLENAVKLEWVQRQLRGQRPKHVVEAGEKLGLMLRRLQVDWSQLRQLSFPALLLWNPDSLPTPQWVVAYGVKGDRLIIANPLNRDLTCESLPQSTVESAWDGKIWQVELISQQEKFNLGWFTPAVWRYRGLLGEVLVASFTLQLLGLATPLITQVVIDKVMVQESLPTLDVMAIALLLVAIFEAILGILRLFIFTHTARRLDLSLSAQLFRHLMRLPLAYFESRRVGDTVARVQELEQIRQFLTGTALTVILDSIFAVVYLVLMFYYNIPLTFVALAVLPLFATLTIVSTPILRNWLNETFNRSADSQSFLVETVTGIHSVKAHAAEPVARDRWEGLFARFIRTGFKASTTSNISSNIGDFLTNFSTLLILWFGAKLVIDQKLTVGQLVAFQMLSGRVTGPLLRLVQLWQNLQQVLLSVDRIGDILNVAPEAEAGTGLVLPPLKGQVTFEQVFFRYKANIEPVLKGISFNVEPGQFVGIVGRSGSGKSTLSKLLQRLYQIESGRILIDGFDIKSADLASLRQQIGVVLQEDFLFNGSILENITLGNPDITAEQVVQAARLAVAHDFISQLPYGYETNVGERGTALSGGQRQRIALARLFLSSAPILILDEATSALDSETEQQVLQNLQQISTNRTVFLIAHRFAPLKRADLIVVLEKGVIAERGTHSHLLQQKGLYWSLYQRQQANI
- the crtD gene encoding C-3',4' desaturase CrtD, with the translated sequence MPSISLDKSKPRVIVVGAGIGGLTAGALLAHRGYSVLILDQALVPGGCASTFKRKGFTFDVGATQVAGLEVGGIHHRIFSELAQDLPAATPCDPACVVYLPGEKTPINVWRNPEKWQAERQRQFPGSEPFWQLLATLFHASWEFQGRDPVLPPRNLWDLWQLVQAVRPSTLITVPFTLLTVGDALRLCGLGNDYRLRTFLDLQLKLYSQVNAEETALLYAATALSVSQLPQGLFHLQGSMQVLSDRLVQALERDGGKLLMRHTVENIQVENNQATAVVIKNQQTGEIWTETADHIVANVTVQDLVRLLGEQAPIGYKQRVKKLPPASGAFVVYLGVDASAIPVGCPPHLQFMYNANGPIGENNSLFVSVSHSGDGRAPDGKATIIASSFVDPTQWWETKDYVGLKQKYTEEAIARLGEYFYLKPETIIHQEVATPRTFARYTARDRGIVGGIGQRIPTFGPFGIGNRTPIKHLWLVGDSTHPGEGTAGVSYSALTVVRQIESQS
- a CDS encoding ATP-binding protein; protein product: MSINHIPTPFQVDLTTCDKEVIHIPDSIQPHGVILVLKEPELTILQVSNNTYDFLGLNPEDLLNQPLSLLLDQDQINLLRDITNDEDLQFINHLEIFIPLGNNVVSFDSIMHRNNGGLILELEHKLTDDKNHGFFEFYNLLKRALSKLQGAANVIDLSEIVIKEVKKITGFDRVMLYRFNEDWNGTVIAEEKAECLTAYLGFHYPASDIPEPARRLYSQNLLRLIPNVNDESATIVPRNNPLTNQSLDLSNSVLRSVSPCHIEYLHNMGVTASMSIAIMKNQKLWGLIACHHQSPKYISYEIRNACEFFGRMISIELVAKEDSEDSEYKIQLKSVVAKLVEYMSAEKHFIDGLINNQPNLLNLTNSQGAAIYFEGKYYTLGETPLKLEIQHLIEWIDKNVHEEVFHTDGLSKIYPEAEKFSDFASGLMVFPISKSQRNYILWFRPEVIQTVNWGGNPKNPVEVMEDGSLHSSPRKSFNLWKETVKLQSLPWKTCEVNAALELRNAIISVVLRKADELAQLNIELERSNSELDAFAYIASHDLKEPLRGIHNYSNFLIEDYGTILNEEGKAKLQTLIRLSQRMEDLINSLLHFSRLGRVELSMQQNDINMIVSGILDLLSARIEETGVEIRIPRPLPTVYCDRVQVGEVFSNLITNAIKYNDRTEKLIEIGYIDDSPQPITFYIRDNGIGIREKHFDAIFRIFKRLHSQSKYSEGTGAGLTIAKKIVELHGGTIWVESTYGQGSTFYFTLQRVENSDDK
- a CDS encoding response regulator; this translates as MISNSAKPLLVIEDSDEDYEALCRVMRQQSVINPVFRCTDGDEALDFLYHTGIYENVQIAPRPAIILLDLNLPGTDGREVLAQMKQDENLKYIPVVVFSTSSNPKDIEICYRYSVASYILKPVDINRLVKTISTFIAYWLDIVVFPDSVSNHN